A portion of the Chloroflexota bacterium genome contains these proteins:
- the aroE gene encoding shikimate dehydrogenase, protein MTTYIALIGYPLGHSISPLFQQAALDHYHLDTKYLAWEVAPEGLAGALERLRRPENLGANITIPYKEKALPSLDRLEGQVREIGAVNTIAKDKDALVGYNTDGPAFLKALREKGDLEPRGQDVVLLGAGGAARALAFSLLRAGIRSLTIYNRGLERARKLAGDLEEVLAPGQGVQALPWEERLSGLPPCQLIVQATPLGTTGENPQSPLPAQLIPRGVLAYDLVYNPPETPFLKEAKKAGARALGGLAMLVYQGAASFGLWTGREAPVDVMFHTAEKALKSSQGKV, encoded by the coding sequence ATGACCACATATATCGCCCTCATCGGCTACCCCCTGGGGCACTCCATCTCCCCTCTCTTCCAGCAGGCGGCCCTGGACCACTACCACCTGGATACAAAATACCTGGCCTGGGAGGTAGCACCAGAGGGGCTTGCCGGGGCCCTGGAGAGGCTCCGCCGCCCGGAGAACCTGGGAGCGAATATTACCATCCCCTATAAGGAGAAGGCCCTGCCCTCCCTTGACCGCCTGGAGGGACAGGTCCGGGAGATAGGAGCAGTGAACACGATAGCCAAAGACAAGGACGCCCTGGTGGGCTACAACACCGACGGGCCTGCATTTCTCAAGGCACTCCGAGAGAAGGGCGACCTGGAGCCCCGGGGCCAGGATGTGGTCCTCCTGGGGGCGGGTGGGGCGGCCCGGGCCCTGGCCTTCTCCCTCCTCCGTGCCGGCATCCGCTCCCTCACCATCTACAACCGGGGCCTGGAGAGGGCACGAAAGCTGGCTGGGGACCTGGAAGAAGTCCTGGCCCCCGGCCAGGGGGTCCAGGCCCTCCCCTGGGAAGAAAGGCTCTCCGGCCTCCCCCCCTGCCAGCTCATCGTCCAGGCCACCCCCCTGGGCACCACAGGGGAAAACCCCCAGTCTCCCCTCCCTGCCCAACTTATCCCCCGGGGTGTGCTGGCCTATGACCTGGTATATAATCCCCCCGAGACCCCCTTCCTGAAGGAAGCCAAGAAGGCGGGGGCCAGGGCCCTGGGGGGGCTGGCCATGCTGGTCTATCAGGGGGCGGCCTCGTTTGGACTGTGGACGGGGAGGGAGGCACCCGTTGACGTGATGTTCCACACGGCAGAAAAGGCGCTAAAATCATCTCAAGGAAAGGTTTAA
- the alaS gene encoding alanine--tRNA ligase — translation MKSEEIRSSFLDFFKGKGHLVLPGSSLVPRDDPTLLFTSAGMVQFKPYFLGTESPPAPRLATCQKCFRMSDLEAVGDNRHLTFFEMLGNFSIGDYFKKEAIAWAWEYVTQTLGLAPERLWATIYSDDEEAYALWKGVGVPEGRIRRFGEEDNFWGPVGGEGPCGPCSEIHYDFGEEYGCGRPDCQPNCKQPDCPRFLEIWNLVFVQFNQDRQKGRTPLAKKHIDTGAGLERLAAAVAGKPSVYETDLFWPLIEHMSLMATHEYQSHPYVTAEELASRRHSVMSPKERIAFGLMHEHRDRATRIVVEHARGLAFLLADGVMPSDKGRGNVVRRLLHRAALFGRRLDIKKPFLMEMVGQVIGLMGPVYPELNEFPIRKVVGQEEERFSRTLEAALVLLNEVIEKVRDSGVIPGEVAFQLHDTYGLDLELTRELARERGLEVDTEGFEREMERQRERARAAQSAGLERKEGMPALTLSPTSGPSGSIVTISGTGFPPYTAVSSLTIGNLPILPSPTPATDGSGNFSTTITVPGLPPGPTVVAVTIDGITGSIIFTVTAAAVFARPSFVGHEELSHLTLVGALARDGQFILPGGKLVERAGVGEEVEVVLAETPFYGEKGGQVGDTGEIIGPHGRATVTDTFWRGDIIFHRTKVTDGFLSLMDRVEARVDAERRLDIARNHTATHLLQAALRKVLGAHVRQKGSLVAPERLRFDFTHLEAPSPEELRKVEALVNSYIRANLPVVSRTRPYKEALEQGAIALFEEKYGEEVRVLEIGQPTLSMELCGGTHLRATGEIGPFLITTEASIGAGLRRIEALTGRGAEHYVKECLAILGQAGTSVGGTTEELLKKIDGLKQDLEKERKKALALERELQRHTAQELLSRVETVNGICLLSARVKASRQEALREMGDILRDKIKSGVVVLGAVIDERPSFLAMVTPDLVAGGLHAGEIVKAVAQVAGGGGGGRPEMAQAGGKDKNKIDQALQLPRKLLQKGA, via the coding sequence GTGAAAAGCGAGGAAATCCGCAGCTCTTTCCTTGATTTCTTTAAGGGCAAGGGACATCTTGTCCTGCCCGGCTCTTCCCTGGTGCCCCGTGATGACCCCACCCTCCTTTTCACCAGCGCAGGGATGGTCCAGTTCAAGCCATATTTCCTGGGGACAGAATCCCCCCCTGCCCCCCGCCTGGCCACATGCCAGAAGTGCTTCCGCATGTCCGACCTGGAGGCGGTGGGGGACAACCGGCACCTCACCTTCTTTGAGATGCTGGGCAACTTCAGCATCGGCGATTACTTCAAGAAGGAGGCCATCGCCTGGGCCTGGGAGTATGTCACCCAAACGCTGGGCCTGGCCCCGGAGCGCCTGTGGGCCACCATATACTCGGACGATGAGGAGGCGTATGCCCTCTGGAAAGGGGTGGGGGTACCGGAGGGGCGTATCCGCCGCTTCGGGGAGGAGGACAATTTCTGGGGGCCGGTGGGGGGGGAGGGCCCCTGCGGCCCCTGCAGCGAAATCCACTACGACTTCGGCGAAGAATACGGCTGCGGGCGGCCCGACTGCCAGCCCAACTGCAAACAACCTGACTGCCCCCGCTTCCTGGAAATCTGGAACCTGGTCTTTGTCCAGTTCAACCAGGACCGCCAGAAGGGGCGCACCCCCCTGGCCAAGAAGCACATAGATACCGGCGCCGGCCTGGAGCGCCTGGCGGCCGCCGTGGCCGGAAAGCCCTCGGTCTATGAGACAGACCTGTTCTGGCCACTGATTGAGCATATGTCGTTGATGGCCACGCATGAGTACCAGTCGCATCCATATGTAACCGCAGAGGAACTAGCTTCCAGGCGGCACAGCGTGATGTCCCCCAAGGAGAGGATTGCGTTCGGTCTCATGCACGAACATCGCGACCGCGCTACCCGCATAGTGGTAGAGCACGCCCGGGGCCTCGCTTTCCTCCTGGCCGACGGGGTGATGCCTTCCGACAAGGGGAGAGGCAACGTCGTAAGAAGGCTCCTGCACCGGGCCGCCCTCTTCGGCCGCAGGCTGGACATCAAAAAACCCTTCCTTATGGAGATGGTCGGTCAGGTCATCGGCCTCATGGGACCCGTTTACCCTGAGCTGAATGAGTTCCCTATCCGCAAGGTAGTGGGACAGGAGGAGGAGCGCTTCTCACGCACCCTGGAGGCGGCGTTGGTCCTCTTAAACGAGGTAATAGAGAAGGTGAGGGATAGCGGGGTTATCCCGGGGGAAGTCGCCTTCCAACTTCACGACACCTATGGCTTGGATTTGGAGCTTACCCGGGAGCTGGCAAGGGAGCGGGGCCTGGAAGTGGACACAGAGGGCTTTGAGCGGGAGATGGAGAGGCAGCGGGAGCGGGCAAGGGCCGCGCAAAGTGCAGGCCTGGAAAGGAAGGAGGGGATGCCTGCTCTCACACTGTCTCCGACAAGCGGCCCCTCGGGCTCCATTGTGACGATCAGCGGCACGGGCTTCCCCCCCTACACGGCGGTGTCGTCTCTGACCATTGGGAACCTCCCAATTTTGCCCTCGCCGACCCCGGCTACAGACGGAAGCGGGAACTTCTCCACAACCATCACGGTTCCTGGCCTGCCTCCTGGCCCTACTGTCGTCGCAGTTACGATAGATGGAATAACGGGGAGTATCATCTTTACGGTAACAGCAGCTGCGGTATTTGCCCGACCCTCCTTCGTAGGGCATGAGGAACTTAGCCACCTCACGCTGGTGGGGGCGCTTGCGCGGGACGGCCAGTTCATCCTGCCCGGCGGCAAGTTAGTAGAAAGGGCTGGAGTAGGGGAGGAAGTGGAGGTAGTGCTTGCGGAAACCCCCTTCTACGGGGAGAAAGGGGGCCAAGTGGGGGACACAGGGGAGATTATTGGTCCTCACGGCAGGGCTACTGTTACGGATACCTTTTGGCGGGGGGATATCATCTTTCACAGGACGAAAGTAACAGATGGCTTTCTATCCCTCATGGACAGGGTGGAAGCCCGGGTGGACGCCGAGAGGCGGCTGGACATCGCCCGCAACCACACCGCCACCCACCTCCTCCAGGCCGCTTTGAGAAAGGTCCTGGGGGCCCATGTGCGGCAGAAAGGCTCCCTGGTGGCCCCGGAAAGGCTCCGCTTTGACTTCACCCACCTGGAGGCCCCTTCCCCTGAGGAACTACGAAAGGTGGAGGCCCTGGTCAACAGCTACATCCGCGCCAACCTCCCCGTGGTCTCCCGCACCAGGCCCTATAAAGAGGCCCTGGAGCAGGGGGCCATCGCCCTCTTTGAGGAGAAATACGGGGAGGAGGTCCGGGTCCTGGAGATAGGCCAACCCACCCTGAGCATGGAGCTCTGCGGGGGGACCCACCTCCGGGCCACCGGCGAGATAGGCCCCTTCCTCATCACCACCGAGGCCAGCATCGGCGCCGGGCTCAGGCGCATCGAGGCCCTCACCGGGCGCGGTGCCGAGCATTATGTAAAGGAGTGCCTCGCTATCCTGGGGCAGGCAGGCACCTCGGTTGGCGGCACCACCGAGGAGCTCCTGAAGAAGATTGACGGCCTCAAGCAGGACCTGGAAAAGGAGCGGAAGAAGGCCCTGGCCCTGGAAAGGGAGCTTCAGCGGCATACGGCCCAGGAACTGCTGTCCCGCGTGGAGACAGTGAACGGGATATGCCTGCTCTCGGCCAGGGTCAAGGCCAGCCGGCAGGAGGCCCTGAGGGAGATGGGGGACATCCTCAGGGACAAAATCAAGAGCGGGGTGGTGGTGCTGGGCGCGGTGATTGACGAGCGGCCCAGCTTTCTGGCCATGGTCACCCCCGACCTGGTGGCTGGGGGCCTCCACGCCGGGGAGATAGTCAAGGCCGTGGCCCAGGTGGCGGGGGGTGGAGGGGGCGGCAGGCCGGAGATGGCCCAGGCCGGGGGAAAGGACAAGAACAAAATAGACCAGGCCCTCCAGCTCCCCCGGAAGCTCCTCCAGAAAGGCGCATGA
- the ruvX gene encoding Holliday junction resolvase RuvX, protein MRSLALDVGEKGIGLAMSDADGLMAHPRGALVRKGEEKDIEAILDMIKAEGVERVVVGLPRSLNGSLGPQARTILAFVEALKAKAPVPVEVWDEKLSTAEAERLLLEAGHRRPSKARLDAAAATIILQGYLDQRRFQRP, encoded by the coding sequence ATGAGGTCCCTGGCCCTGGATGTGGGGGAGAAGGGCATCGGCCTGGCAATGAGCGATGCCGATGGCCTTATGGCACACCCCCGTGGTGCCCTGGTGAGGAAGGGGGAGGAAAAGGACATAGAGGCCATCCTGGACATGATAAAAGCGGAAGGGGTGGAGCGGGTGGTGGTGGGCCTGCCCCGTTCGCTGAATGGTTCCCTCGGCCCCCAGGCCAGGACCATCCTGGCCTTCGTGGAGGCCCTGAAGGCAAAGGCCCCCGTGCCCGTGGAGGTCTGGGACGAGAAGCTCTCCACCGCCGAGGCAGAGAGGCTCCTTCTGGAAGCCGGCCACCGCCGGCCCTCAAAGGCAAGGCTGGATGCCGCCGCTGCTACTATCATTCTCCAGGGCTACCTTGACCAGAGGCGATTCCAGAGGCCATGA